Proteins co-encoded in one Terriglobia bacterium genomic window:
- a CDS encoding ribonuclease J codes for MPVGKLQVVALGGLGEFGMNCMAVRWGDDIIVIDVGLMFPESELLGVDIVVPDITYLIQNRDKVRALILTHGHEDHIGGIAWLLGELNIPVYGTEFTLALVEGKLDEHGLLDDAELNEIRPGDAIKIGPFTIHPIRVTHSLVDCVSLAIHTPLGVLIHTGDFKVDPTPTDNKLFDLHAFAEYGKNGVLALFQDSTNVERPGYTPSERAVHPRFADIFQHAQRRVFISCFSSSIHRIKLAIELAHDFNRKVAIIGRSMVESTEIAQDLGYLDLPKHLFINPGQIRDYAPGQVCVLISGTQGEPMSALSRAAVDNHKHAKIEAGDTVVLSSRIIPGNEKAIYRVIDHLFRRDAHVIYEDGSKPPVHVSGHASQEELKLLINLVRPRYFIPIHGEYRQLKLHAELAASMRGAVGNVMMIESGEVLEFDELGARKVGTVPVGRVCIDSGSTADIVEDLIIKDRRHLSEDGFVLPIIAINKLTGQVEAVPEIVMRGFAGAPADNGFVSEARETVMRTLELSTKEEKADYGVIKEKIRVELKRYIAKNTQRRPLIMPVILEV; via the coding sequence ATGCCAGTAGGAAAACTGCAAGTAGTGGCGTTGGGCGGCCTGGGCGAGTTCGGAATGAACTGCATGGCCGTTCGCTGGGGAGATGACATTATTGTCATCGACGTCGGGTTGATGTTTCCCGAAAGTGAATTGCTCGGCGTCGACATCGTTGTTCCAGATATCACTTATCTCATTCAGAACCGCGACAAGGTTCGCGCGCTCATTCTTACCCACGGGCACGAGGATCATATCGGCGGCATCGCCTGGTTGCTCGGCGAACTCAACATTCCCGTTTACGGTACGGAGTTTACGCTGGCGTTGGTTGAGGGAAAACTCGATGAGCACGGGCTGCTGGACGATGCGGAACTGAATGAGATTCGTCCTGGTGACGCCATCAAAATCGGCCCGTTCACGATTCATCCCATTCGCGTCACGCACAGCCTCGTGGATTGCGTTTCTCTGGCGATTCATACGCCCTTGGGAGTGCTGATTCACACGGGAGATTTCAAGGTCGACCCGACGCCAACCGACAACAAGCTCTTCGACCTGCACGCTTTTGCCGAATACGGCAAGAATGGCGTGCTCGCGCTGTTCCAGGATTCGACGAACGTCGAGCGCCCGGGTTATACACCGAGCGAGCGCGCAGTGCATCCGCGATTCGCCGATATCTTCCAACACGCGCAGCGGCGCGTTTTCATTTCGTGCTTCTCGTCATCGATCCATCGCATCAAGCTTGCGATTGAACTCGCGCACGACTTCAACCGCAAGGTGGCGATCATCGGGCGCTCCATGGTCGAGTCCACCGAGATCGCGCAAGATCTCGGCTATCTCGACCTTCCAAAGCACCTGTTTATTAATCCCGGCCAGATCAGGGATTATGCGCCCGGACAAGTGTGTGTGCTTATAAGTGGCACGCAGGGTGAGCCGATGTCGGCGCTCTCGCGGGCTGCCGTCGATAACCATAAGCACGCGAAGATCGAGGCAGGCGACACGGTTGTGCTCTCGTCTCGAATTATTCCAGGGAATGAAAAGGCCATTTACAGGGTCATCGATCACCTGTTCCGTCGCGACGCGCACGTCATCTATGAGGACGGCAGCAAGCCTCCGGTACACGTCAGCGGACACGCCAGCCAGGAAGAACTTAAGCTGCTGATCAATCTGGTGCGTCCGCGGTACTTCATCCCGATCCATGGCGAGTACCGTCAGCTCAAGTTGCATGCCGAACTGGCCGCTTCAATGCGCGGGGCAGTCGGGAACGTGATGATGATTGAAAGCGGCGAGGTGCTGGAATTTGACGAACTCGGGGCGCGCAAGGTCGGTACGGTGCCCGTCGGGCGCGTTTGCATCGACTCGGGTTCGACGGCCGATATCGTCGAGGATCTCATCATCAAGGATCGGCGTCACCTCAGCGAAGACGGCTTCGTGCTGCCCATCATCGCCATTAACAAATTGACGGGGCAAGTCGAGGCGGTTCCGGAAATCGTGATGCGCGGGTTCGCGGGCGCGCCCGCCGACAACGGTTTCGTCTCCGAAGCCCGCGAGACCGTTATGCGTACGCTCGAACTCTCGACGAAAGAAGAGAAGGCCGACTATGGCGTGATCAAGGAGAAGATCCGGGTGGAACTCAAGCGCTACATCGCCAAGAACACGCAGCGGCGACCGCTGATTATGCCGGTGATCCTCGAAGTCTAA
- a CDS encoding threonine/serine dehydratase has protein sequence MVTLDDIQLAHSRLHGIAVRTPLIRCFTGDETAFYLKPESFQPIGSFKLRGAYNKIASAAEADRERGVISYSSGNHAQGVAYAARAFGVKCVIVMPRNAPKGKMDATAALGAEIVTVGPGSDERKKKAEELAAQHGYMIVPPYNDEAIIAGQGTVGLEIVTDLPDVDLVLCPVGGGGLISGVATAVKLSGSRAKVVGVEPELANDAQQSFRSGSIVSIPPERATSTLADGLRTQSVGPINFEHIRRHVDDIVTVSENEIRGAVKRMVTTAHIAPEASGAVTFAAWLYHRTQLPEASKAVAVVSGGNIEPELLAELLRGSSE, from the coding sequence ATGGTTACCTTAGACGACATTCAACTCGCACACTCGCGGCTGCACGGCATCGCCGTGCGCACGCCGCTCATCCGCTGTTTCACCGGCGACGAAACTGCCTTCTATTTGAAACCAGAGAGTTTTCAGCCAATCGGCAGCTTCAAGCTTCGCGGGGCTTATAACAAGATTGCGTCGGCGGCGGAGGCCGACCGCGAGCGCGGCGTCATCAGCTACTCCAGTGGGAATCACGCGCAGGGCGTCGCCTATGCGGCGCGAGCATTCGGTGTGAAGTGCGTGATCGTAATGCCTCGCAACGCCCCGAAGGGGAAGATGGACGCCACCGCTGCGCTTGGAGCGGAGATCGTCACCGTCGGGCCGGGCAGCGATGAGCGAAAAAAGAAAGCGGAAGAGCTTGCCGCACAGCACGGATACATGATCGTGCCGCCATACAACGACGAGGCGATCATCGCCGGGCAGGGCACCGTCGGGCTGGAGATCGTGACCGACCTCCCCGACGTCGATCTCGTGCTGTGCCCAGTCGGCGGCGGTGGGCTGATCAGCGGTGTGGCCACGGCGGTGAAGCTCAGCGGCTCGCGGGCAAAGGTAGTCGGTGTCGAACCCGAGCTTGCCAACGATGCACAGCAGAGCTTTCGCTCCGGCAGCATCGTTTCCATTCCGCCGGAGCGGGCCACGAGCACGCTGGCGGACGGACTTCGGACACAGAGCGTCGGGCCGATCAACTTCGAGCACATTCGCAGGCACGTCGACGATATCGTCACTGTGAGCGAAAACGAGATCCGCGGCGCAGTGAAGCGGATGGTCACAACTGCACACATCGCGCCCGAGGCAAGCGGAGCCGTGACCTTCGCGGCATGGCTCTACCATCGCACGCAACTGCCCGAGGCCTCCAAGGCAGTCGCGGTGGTCAGCGGTGGCAATATCGAGCCGGAACTGCTGGCGGAATTGCTGAGAGGCAGTTCGGAATAA
- a CDS encoding RluA family pseudouridine synthase, which translates to MPDRYPRDFAAATDDAGSRLDQFLVTRIGDVSRARVQQLIEEGKIVVNGKPAKPSLRLKGGQTITLLGPVELPPLRAFAEDIPLDVVYEDKDIAVINKPAGMTVHAVAGASDDPRNRGTLVNALLHRFAKLSSGSDELRPGIVHRLDKETSGLLVVAKSDSTHRKLARLFAERQVDKRYTALVHGWPKADSGTIDAPVGRDRANRARMSIRGDGARDAVSHYKVLERIDSRFGRFALVDVKIETGRTHQIRVHMASLGHPVVGDTLYGAPAVLSPHTRERQRFGHAISTRAEAKRAELKKKKGADTSVLQLDRNFLHAASIRLPHPRTSRELALDVALPGELSGFLEKLRESDSGHRSKRRSGSIMSQHS; encoded by the coding sequence ATGCCAGACCGCTATCCTCGGGATTTCGCCGCAGCCACAGACGACGCGGGCTCGCGTCTCGATCAGTTCCTCGTTACTCGCATCGGCGATGTCAGCCGCGCCCGGGTGCAGCAGTTGATCGAGGAAGGGAAGATCGTCGTCAACGGTAAGCCTGCGAAGCCATCGCTACGGCTCAAAGGCGGCCAGACGATCACTCTACTTGGCCCAGTCGAATTGCCTCCTCTGAGAGCCTTCGCCGAGGACATTCCGCTCGACGTTGTTTATGAGGACAAAGATATTGCGGTGATCAACAAGCCTGCGGGCATGACGGTACACGCGGTGGCAGGAGCGAGTGACGATCCGCGCAACCGAGGCACCTTGGTCAACGCCCTGTTACATCGATTTGCGAAGCTTTCGAGTGGCAGCGATGAGCTGCGTCCCGGGATCGTCCATCGGTTAGACAAGGAGACGAGCGGGTTGCTGGTGGTTGCCAAAAGCGACAGCACTCATCGCAAACTGGCTCGGCTTTTCGCTGAGCGTCAGGTCGATAAGCGGTACACCGCATTGGTGCATGGATGGCCGAAGGCGGACAGCGGCACCATCGATGCCCCGGTTGGACGCGATCGCGCCAACCGCGCTCGCATGAGCATTCGGGGCGACGGCGCTCGGGACGCCGTTTCGCATTACAAAGTCCTGGAGCGCATTGATTCGCGCTTCGGCAGGTTTGCCCTGGTCGATGTAAAGATCGAGACGGGCCGCACCCACCAGATTCGCGTGCATATGGCATCTCTGGGCCATCCGGTCGTCGGGGATACTCTTTATGGCGCTCCCGCGGTGCTATCTCCCCACACGCGCGAACGGCAACGCTTTGGCCATGCGATTTCAACGCGGGCCGAGGCGAAGCGAGCAGAGTTGAAGAAGAAGAAGGGTGCCGACACCAGCGTGCTACAACTGGATCGAAATTTCCTTCACGCTGCCTCCATTCGGCTACCACATCCGCGCACTAGTCGGGAACTGGCGTTGGATGTCGCTCTTCCAGGGGAACTAAGTGGATTTCTCGAAAAGCTGCGCGAATCGGACTCCGGGCATCGAAGCAAGCGACGTTCCGGAAGTATAATGAGTCAGCACTCATGA
- a CDS encoding VWA domain-containing protein — protein sequence MKIRLILGCALLSLGICAFAQSSADLPDAPSATIAPKPKPKPPAPAPAQTPQTQNNSTDQQGQPAQPQQPANNQPPAPQAAPGQAPQQDKSADNSADDDSPTQSQSNTQSESSAQDNANPQQPTNASKPSDVNTENPAETITKNVNEVNIVFTVTDKHGRFVKDLKKQDFKVLDDDKPQQILSFRSETDLPLRVGLLIDASNSIRDRFKFEQEAAIEFLNQIIRQRKDEAFVIGFDTVAEVTQDYTDNTENLAHGVRMLRAGGGTALYDAIYYACREKLLNPPSSPDGTRRAIILLSDGDDNQSRVTREEAVEMAQRAGVIIYAISTNITGQKTRGDKVLERFAETTGGRLFTPFKLQEVSDAFTDIQSELRSQYAISYHPTDFVADGRYRTIAIDAFGKKNLKVRAKKGYYAPKNVSATSQNVPPATVNK from the coding sequence ATGAAGATCCGTTTGATACTCGGTTGCGCGCTTTTGTCGCTGGGGATTTGCGCCTTTGCCCAATCTTCGGCTGACCTCCCGGATGCTCCTTCAGCGACGATCGCACCAAAGCCGAAGCCCAAGCCACCCGCTCCCGCGCCAGCACAAACACCGCAAACTCAGAACAACTCCACTGACCAGCAGGGGCAGCCGGCGCAGCCGCAACAGCCTGCGAACAATCAGCCGCCCGCTCCTCAAGCGGCGCCCGGCCAAGCGCCGCAGCAGGACAAGTCAGCCGACAATTCTGCAGACGATGACAGTCCGACGCAATCGCAATCGAACACGCAATCGGAGTCCAGTGCGCAGGACAATGCGAATCCGCAGCAACCAACGAACGCGTCGAAGCCGTCCGATGTAAATACCGAGAATCCAGCGGAGACTATCACCAAGAACGTAAACGAAGTAAATATCGTCTTTACTGTCACCGATAAGCACGGACGTTTCGTCAAAGACCTGAAGAAACAAGATTTCAAAGTTCTCGACGACGACAAGCCACAGCAGATATTGAGCTTCCGCAGCGAGACGGATCTACCGTTGCGAGTGGGATTGCTGATCGACGCGAGCAACTCGATTCGCGATCGCTTCAAGTTCGAGCAGGAAGCGGCGATCGAATTCCTCAACCAGATCATTCGCCAGAGAAAAGACGAAGCATTTGTTATCGGTTTCGACACGGTCGCGGAGGTCACGCAGGACTACACCGACAACACGGAAAACCTGGCCCACGGAGTTCGCATGCTGCGTGCGGGCGGCGGAACTGCGCTCTACGACGCCATTTACTATGCCTGCCGTGAGAAGCTGTTGAACCCACCGTCGAGCCCCGATGGCACGCGGCGCGCCATCATCCTGCTCAGCGACGGTGACGACAACCAGAGCCGCGTAACTCGTGAGGAAGCCGTCGAAATGGCGCAGCGAGCCGGCGTCATCATCTACGCCATCTCGACGAATATTACCGGTCAGAAGACACGCGGTGACAAAGTGTTGGAGCGCTTCGCCGAAACCACCGGCGGACGCCTGTTTACGCCATTCAAGTTGCAGGAAGTATCGGATGCTTTCACCGATATTCAGAGCGAGCTGCGAAGCCAATACGCGATTTCTTACCACCCAACCGATTTTGTGGCCGATGGGCGCTATCGTACGATTGCCATCGATGCTTTCGGGAAAAAGAACCTGAAGGTTCGAGCCAAGAAAGGTTACTACGCTCCAAAGAACGTCTCTGCGACTTCTCAGAATGTGCCGCCCGCAACTGTCAATAAATAA
- a CDS encoding VWA domain-containing protein has product MPVRVATVAGPHLRKTRRYGTLRFAFTALLLLWMLPALAQDQSSQQQSQDQEQGPTFRVNVNVVNLYFNVKDKHGALIPDLKKDDFQVFEDGKPQTIKYFSANSIQPLTLGIMIDCSGSQERVLPMTQEIGSQFVHDVLRPKDEAFLISFDIQVELMQDFTADPQLLSRALHKTRINVGGGSYGVPGIGQGPVPVSNPKGTLLYDAIYLASNDKLKEEVGRKALIILTDGEDQGSKTTLREAIEAAQKSDAIVYVIFEADRAATWGSGKGDMKKVAEETGGRVIDVGDNPKKLKAAFDQISSELRSQYYIGYTPTNQKSDGTYRKVEVKPVNKDYKIQARKGYYAPGGHDQ; this is encoded by the coding sequence ATGCCCGTACGTGTCGCCACCGTAGCCGGCCCACATCTGCGAAAAACGCGCAGGTATGGGACACTAAGATTTGCGTTCACTGCGTTGCTCCTTCTTTGGATGCTGCCAGCCCTCGCGCAGGATCAGTCTTCACAGCAGCAATCGCAAGACCAGGAGCAGGGCCCCACGTTCAGGGTTAACGTCAACGTAGTCAACCTGTACTTTAACGTCAAAGACAAGCACGGCGCTCTTATCCCCGATCTGAAGAAAGACGATTTCCAGGTCTTCGAAGACGGCAAGCCACAGACAATCAAGTACTTCAGTGCCAACTCCATCCAACCCCTGACTCTGGGAATCATGATCGACTGCTCCGGGAGCCAGGAGCGTGTGCTGCCAATGACCCAGGAGATTGGGTCGCAGTTCGTTCATGACGTCCTCCGCCCCAAGGATGAAGCCTTCCTCATCAGCTTCGATATTCAGGTCGAACTCATGCAGGACTTCACCGCTGACCCGCAGTTGCTGTCCCGGGCGCTGCACAAGACTCGTATCAATGTTGGCGGCGGATCGTACGGCGTGCCCGGCATCGGCCAGGGCCCCGTGCCGGTCAGCAACCCCAAGGGAACCCTGCTGTATGACGCGATCTATCTCGCTTCAAACGACAAGTTGAAAGAGGAAGTCGGGCGCAAGGCGCTGATCATCCTGACCGACGGCGAAGACCAGGGCAGCAAGACAACTCTGCGCGAGGCCATCGAAGCAGCCCAGAAATCCGACGCCATCGTGTACGTGATCTTCGAGGCTGATCGCGCGGCGACGTGGGGCAGCGGTAAGGGAGACATGAAGAAGGTCGCCGAAGAAACAGGCGGCCGGGTAATCGATGTCGGCGATAATCCGAAGAAACTAAAGGCGGCTTTTGACCAGATATCGAGCGAACTGCGCAGCCAGTACTACATCGGGTATACCCCGACGAACCAGAAGAGCGACGGCACATATCGCAAAGTGGAAGTAAAGCCGGTCAACAAGGACTACAAGATCCAGGCGCGCAAGGGATACTATGCCCCCGGTGGCCATGACCAATAG
- a CDS encoding VWA domain-containing protein, with protein sequence MRTVGRSLAIFIALSILTIPVWGQQSLPDAPKPQPGAAQQQPSSNIPLPPPSTSNAPPPSDEAAPQQQQQQPAAQQPSGAMPDTSAPPPPPPKKPVIKTVPQGGETKEPEGPQERLKTFVVNTNAVVVPVTVKNDSGRPVYGLTVDNFRVLENGKPQKINFFSSDPLGISAAIVIDVGMSDIALKKVQETFSALVGAFSDYDEVSIYTYGATVKQQQDYYAALGERTSTTLRRVQEQQGTTGGAATNAGPMVSGPTVNGKVFNPGDPSRPVTTSVKNLEPPHVLNDAILRAAIDLSHRPRDRRKVIFVIGDGKEDRSSASYSDVLKVLLSNEVQVYALGVSEAATPLFGKLSKFRLPRQPYGDILPKYANATGGEVINSNDRSAIEDAYSRLMDDARNQYTIGYTSSVALSTAYRSIEVQVTRSDLKVYAKEGYYPLPPMRQ encoded by the coding sequence ATGAGAACCGTTGGGCGCAGCCTGGCAATCTTCATCGCATTATCCATTTTGACCATTCCAGTGTGGGGGCAACAGAGCCTGCCAGACGCTCCCAAGCCACAGCCCGGAGCTGCGCAGCAGCAACCCTCGTCGAACATTCCCTTGCCGCCACCCTCGACCAGCAATGCTCCGCCGCCGAGCGATGAGGCAGCTCCGCAGCAACAGCAGCAACAACCCGCGGCGCAACAACCATCCGGCGCAATGCCCGACACCTCCGCGCCACCGCCCCCGCCACCAAAGAAGCCGGTTATCAAGACCGTACCGCAGGGTGGCGAGACCAAAGAGCCGGAAGGGCCGCAGGAACGTCTGAAGACTTTCGTCGTAAATACGAACGCTGTCGTGGTTCCGGTTACCGTAAAGAACGATAGCGGACGACCGGTCTATGGTCTCACTGTCGACAACTTCAGGGTCCTGGAAAACGGAAAGCCACAGAAGATCAACTTCTTCAGCAGCGATCCCCTCGGTATCTCTGCCGCTATCGTGATCGACGTTGGGATGTCCGACATCGCTTTGAAGAAGGTCCAGGAGACCTTCAGCGCTCTGGTTGGCGCATTCAGTGACTACGACGAGGTTTCTATCTACACCTATGGCGCCACCGTGAAACAGCAGCAGGATTACTACGCGGCACTGGGTGAGCGCACGTCAACGACCCTGCGCCGGGTCCAGGAACAGCAGGGAACAACCGGAGGCGCGGCTACCAACGCCGGTCCCATGGTCTCCGGCCCAACTGTCAACGGCAAGGTTTTTAATCCCGGTGATCCCAGCCGACCCGTCACGACCAGTGTCAAGAATCTGGAGCCACCTCACGTGCTGAATGACGCCATCCTGCGTGCCGCAATCGACCTTTCTCATCGTCCGCGCGATCGCCGCAAGGTCATCTTCGTGATCGGCGACGGTAAGGAGGACCGCAGCAGTGCGAGTTACAGCGACGTCCTGAAGGTTCTGCTTTCGAATGAAGTCCAGGTGTATGCCCTCGGGGTTAGTGAGGCAGCCACTCCGCTATTCGGTAAGCTCTCGAAATTCCGCCTTCCGCGGCAGCCCTACGGCGACATTCTCCCCAAGTACGCAAACGCCACCGGTGGAGAGGTGATTAACTCGAACGACCGTTCTGCGATCGAGGACGCCTATTCGAGACTGATGGACGATGCCCGCAACCAGTACACGATCGGTTACACGAGCTCAGTAGCGCTTTCGACCGCTTATCGCAGCATCGAGGTGCAGGTAACGCGGTCGGACCTGAAGGTCTATGCCAAGGAAGGCTACTACCCGCTACCGCCGATGCGGCAATAG
- a CDS encoding ADP-ribosylation factor-like protein, which produces MSFINFAAREINCKIVYYGPGLGGKTTNLQCIYDKTAEKQKGKMISLATETDRTLFFDFLPLDLGTVRGFKTRFHLYTVPGQVFYDASRKLILRGVDGVVFVADSQEERMDANVEALDNLVENLKEHGYDFYKIPYVLQLNKRDLPNVLAVDNLKKELVKRNEPVFEAVAFQGQGVFETLKEVARQVLIELKKG; this is translated from the coding sequence TTGAGTTTTATCAACTTCGCCGCCCGCGAGATCAACTGCAAAATCGTCTACTACGGCCCCGGTTTGGGCGGTAAAACGACGAACCTGCAGTGCATTTACGACAAAACCGCGGAAAAACAAAAAGGCAAGATGATCTCGCTGGCGACCGAGACCGATCGAACCCTGTTTTTCGACTTCCTGCCCCTCGATCTCGGCACCGTCCGCGGCTTCAAAACCCGCTTCCACCTCTACACCGTACCCGGCCAGGTCTTCTACGACGCCAGCCGCAAACTCATCCTGCGTGGCGTTGACGGGGTAGTCTTCGTCGCCGATTCCCAGGAAGAGCGGATGGACGCCAACGTCGAAGCGCTCGACAACCTCGTCGAAAATCTCAAAGAGCACGGCTACGACTTCTATAAGATCCCCTACGTTCTGCAGTTGAACAAGCGAGACCTGCCCAACGTGCTGGCCGTTGACAATCTGAAGAAAGAACTCGTGAAGCGTAACGAACCCGTTTTTGAAGCGGTGGCTTTTCAGGGCCAGGGCGTTTTCGAAACGCTGAAGGAAGTTGCGCGGCAGGTGCTGATCGAACTCAAAAAAGGGTAA
- a CDS encoding YbhB/YbcL family Raf kinase inhibitor-like protein, whose translation MSFAVQTSAFTEGGAIPKKYTCDGADVSPELTWANAPAGTQSFALTVTDPDAPAGTWTHWVAWNIPASTTKLSEGVSKTEKLPDGTLQGKNDFKRIGYNGPCPPPGKPHRYFFKLYALGTKLDLNPGASRGELESALKGHILGQAEAMGKYGR comes from the coding sequence ATGTCATTTGCTGTTCAGACGAGTGCATTCACCGAAGGTGGCGCTATCCCGAAGAAATACACGTGCGATGGCGCCGACGTTTCGCCGGAACTGACATGGGCCAATGCTCCGGCGGGAACGCAGTCATTTGCACTGACCGTCACCGATCCGGACGCTCCCGCCGGCACTTGGACGCACTGGGTCGCGTGGAACATTCCTGCAAGCACCACAAAACTGTCCGAAGGAGTTTCGAAAACCGAGAAGCTCCCGGATGGCACTCTCCAGGGCAAAAATGACTTCAAACGCATTGGCTACAACGGTCCTTGCCCGCCGCCGGGAAAACCCCATCGATATTTCTTCAAACTGTACGCGCTCGGAACGAAGCTGGACTTGAATCCCGGAGCGAGCAGAGGCGAGCTGGAAAGTGCCCTGAAAGGGCACATCCTTGGGCAGGCGGAAGCGATGGGGAAGTACGGCCGATAG
- a CDS encoding CCA tRNA nucleotidyltransferase: MLARRAATEVVRTLRSQGHQAYFVGGCVRDLLLGRDPADFDVSTDATPDQVMRIFPQTYAVGAQFGVVLVPFRAVGVDGGAAEGEELTAEHPKVIEVATFRSDGAYSDGRHPDAVRYSADPREDVQRRDFTINGLMLDPLDGQHVLDYVGGQQDLQRHLVRTIGDPERRFREDKLRMMRAVRFAARFEYKIDAEAFAAIRRLAPEILHVSHERQRDEITKMLTEGHARRAFELLDSSGLLHEVLPEVEKMKGVEQPPQFHPEGDVWIHTLLLLGMLKPGASRTLAWGALLHDVGKPPTFRIAPDRIRFDNHVEVGTRMAEAIGHRFRMSNDDIAQIMALVANHLRFADVKNMKESTFKRFIRLPRFDEHLELHRIDCLGSHGILDLYCYTREKMAQLEPEQVRPTLLIDGHDLLAAGYEQGPRFKEILSAVEDAQLEGRVQSKEEAMEFVRREFPLTTGV, translated from the coding sequence ATGCTCGCTCGCCGCGCCGCCACCGAGGTCGTCCGTACCCTGCGCTCGCAGGGGCACCAGGCCTACTTCGTCGGCGGGTGCGTGCGTGACCTGCTGCTCGGCCGCGATCCCGCTGACTTCGACGTTTCGACCGACGCCACGCCGGATCAGGTAATGCGTATTTTCCCGCAAACTTACGCCGTCGGCGCGCAGTTCGGGGTCGTGCTAGTGCCGTTCCGTGCCGTCGGAGTGGACGGTGGGGCCGCGGAGGGTGAGGAATTGACGGCTGAGCATCCCAAGGTGATCGAGGTCGCGACGTTCCGCAGCGATGGCGCGTACTCCGACGGGCGCCACCCGGATGCCGTGCGATATTCCGCCGACCCACGCGAAGATGTCCAGCGCCGGGATTTCACCATTAACGGGCTGATGCTCGATCCGCTAGATGGCCAGCACGTGCTCGACTACGTCGGTGGCCAGCAAGATCTCCAGCGACACCTGGTGCGGACGATCGGCGATCCCGAGCGTCGTTTTCGCGAAGACAAGCTGCGCATGATGCGCGCCGTTCGATTTGCCGCCCGATTCGAATACAAAATTGATGCTGAGGCCTTCGCGGCCATTCGTCGACTCGCACCGGAGATCCTCCATGTAAGCCACGAGCGCCAGCGCGACGAAATCACCAAGATGCTCACCGAAGGCCACGCGCGGCGCGCCTTCGAACTGCTCGACAGCTCCGGCCTGCTGCATGAGGTTCTGCCGGAAGTCGAAAAAATGAAGGGTGTGGAACAGCCACCGCAATTCCATCCCGAGGGCGACGTCTGGATCCACACCCTATTGCTCCTCGGCATGTTGAAACCCGGAGCGTCGCGCACTCTCGCGTGGGGAGCGCTGTTGCATGACGTCGGGAAGCCGCCGACGTTTCGTATCGCGCCGGACCGGATTCGCTTCGACAACCATGTCGAAGTGGGCACTCGCATGGCCGAAGCCATAGGTCATCGCTTTCGCATGTCGAATGATGACATCGCGCAGATCATGGCGCTGGTCGCGAATCATCTGCGCTTTGCGGACGTGAAAAACATGAAGGAGTCAACTTTCAAGCGCTTCATCCGGCTCCCCCGGTTCGACGAGCACCTTGAACTCCATCGCATCGATTGCCTCGGCAGCCACGGCATTCTTGACCTCTACTGCTACACCCGGGAGAAGATGGCACAACTCGAACCCGAGCAGGTTCGCCCGACACTTCTCATCGACGGGCACGACCTGCTCGCCGCCGGCTACGAACAGGGACCGCGCTTCAAGGAGATATTGAGCGCCGTTGAGGATGCACAGTTGGAAGGGCGCGTGCAGTCGAAAGAAGAAGCCATGGAGTTCGTTCGTCGCGAATTTCCGCTCACGACAGGCGTATAG